A stretch of the Paenibacillus dendritiformis genome encodes the following:
- the ureC gene encoding urease subunit alpha, producing the protein MSFRMSRRQYADMYGPTVGDAVRLADTDLFIEIEKDFTRYGDEAKFGGGKSIRDGMGQHPLITRDEGAMDLVITNAIIVDYTGIYKADIGIRDGKIAGIGKSGNPLVMDGVDLVIGACTEILAAEGMIVTAGGIDTHVHFINPAQVEHALASGLTTLIGGGTGPAEGSKATTCTPGQWNMHRMLEAAEGLPINVGFLGKGSGATEEPMAEQIRAGAIGLKVHEDWGATASAIDYALRVADKYDVQVALHSDTLNEGGFVEDTIAAIRGRIIHTYHTEGAGGGHAPDMIKMAGLANVLPSSTNPTRPFTVNTVDEHLDMLMVCHHLDPSVPEDVAFADSRIRAETIAAEDILHDIGVFSMVSSDSQAMGRVGEVVTRTWQTADKMKKQRGKLAEDAGKAGDNYRVRRYVAKYTINPALTHGIADYAGSIEVGKMADLVLWNPAFFGVKPDVVLKSGFVVMSLMGDGNASIPTPQPYNYRPMYAAAGKALGRTSVTFMSQAALDEDVPGKLGLNKIVLPVRGIRRITKRDMALNGETPDIFVDPQTYEVRVNGELLTCEPVDVVPMAQRYFLF; encoded by the coding sequence ATGAGTTTTCGCATGAGCAGACGCCAGTATGCCGATATGTACGGCCCAACGGTCGGCGATGCGGTCCGCTTGGCGGATACGGATTTGTTCATCGAGATCGAGAAGGACTTCACACGATACGGGGATGAAGCGAAGTTCGGCGGAGGCAAATCAATCCGCGACGGAATGGGCCAGCATCCGCTGATTACCCGCGATGAGGGTGCGATGGATCTCGTAATCACCAATGCGATCATCGTCGATTATACCGGTATCTATAAAGCGGATATCGGGATTCGTGACGGGAAAATCGCGGGTATCGGGAAGAGCGGAAATCCGCTCGTCATGGACGGGGTCGATCTGGTTATCGGAGCGTGCACGGAAATTCTCGCCGCGGAGGGTATGATTGTTACGGCGGGGGGCATCGATACGCATGTTCATTTTATTAACCCTGCCCAGGTCGAGCATGCGCTGGCCTCCGGGTTGACGACTTTGATCGGAGGGGGCACCGGCCCGGCTGAGGGCTCGAAGGCGACAACCTGCACCCCGGGGCAATGGAACATGCACCGGATGCTGGAGGCCGCTGAAGGCCTGCCTATCAATGTCGGCTTCCTGGGCAAGGGAAGCGGCGCAACGGAGGAGCCGATGGCCGAGCAGATCCGTGCCGGTGCCATCGGTTTGAAGGTGCACGAGGATTGGGGAGCGACGGCGTCAGCCATCGATTATGCACTGCGGGTCGCTGACAAGTACGATGTTCAGGTCGCGCTCCATTCCGATACGCTCAATGAGGGCGGGTTCGTGGAAGATACGATTGCCGCCATCCGCGGCCGAATCATTCATACGTATCATACCGAGGGCGCCGGCGGTGGCCATGCGCCGGACATGATCAAAATGGCCGGACTCGCCAATGTGCTGCCGAGTTCCACCAATCCGACCCGTCCGTTCACGGTCAATACGGTGGACGAGCATCTGGATATGCTGATGGTCTGTCATCATCTCGATCCGAGCGTGCCGGAGGATGTCGCCTTTGCCGACTCCCGGATTCGCGCCGAGACGATTGCGGCGGAAGATATTTTGCATGATATTGGGGTATTCAGCATGGTCAGTTCCGATTCACAGGCGATGGGCCGCGTCGGGGAAGTCGTTACGCGGACGTGGCAGACGGCGGACAAGATGAAGAAGCAGCGCGGGAAGCTGGCAGAGGATGCCGGCAAGGCGGGGGATAACTACCGCGTGAGACGGTATGTGGCCAAATATACGATAAACCCGGCCTTGACGCATGGCATCGCCGATTATGCCGGATCGATTGAAGTCGGGAAAATGGCTGACTTGGTGCTGTGGAACCCGGCATTTTTCGGGGTAAAGCCGGATGTTGTATTGAAGAGCGGCTTTGTAGTCATGAGCTTGATGGGGGATGGCAACGCTTCGATTCCGACTCCCCAGCCATACAATTATCGCCCGATGTATGCGGCGGCAGGCAAGGCGCTTGGCCGCACCTCGGTGACATTTATGTCCCAGGCGGCCCTTGACGAGGATGTACCCGGGAAGCTGGGACTGAACAAGATCGTCCTGCCGGTGCGGGGCATTCGCCGCATCACGAAGCGGGATATGGCCTTGAATGGAGAGACACCGGATATTTTCGTCGATCCGCAGACCTATGAGGTGCGGGTGAACGGAGAGCTTTTGACTTGCGAGCCGGTGGATGTGGTGCCGATGGCGCAGCGGTATTTCCTGTTCTGA
- the ureE gene encoding urease accessory protein UreE yields the protein MIIEQIAGRLADLSPEERASRHLEKVFMASEDMLKSIQRVTTDHGNEIGIRLAQRTELKDGDILYMDDKNMIVIEVLPDDVLVIQPRSIREMGEIAHKLGNRHLPAQFEGEAMVVQYDYLVEEQLTQDGIPFARENKKMKQAFRHVGHKH from the coding sequence ATGATAATCGAACAAATCGCTGGCCGTTTGGCCGATTTGAGCCCCGAGGAGCGGGCAAGCCGGCATTTGGAAAAAGTATTTATGGCGAGCGAAGATATGTTGAAGTCGATTCAGCGGGTGACGACGGATCACGGCAACGAGATCGGCATCCGGCTTGCGCAGCGGACCGAACTCAAGGACGGGGATATTTTGTATATGGATGACAAAAACATGATCGTCATCGAAGTTCTGCCGGATGATGTGCTTGTGATTCAGCCCCGCTCGATTCGGGAGATGGGCGAGATCGCTCACAAGCTCGGCAACCGCCATTTGCCGGCGCAGTTCGAGGGGGAAGCGATGGTCGTCCAGTACGACTATCTAGTGGAGGAGCAGCTGACGCAGGACGGAATTCCCTTTGCCCGCGAGAACAAGAAAATGAAGCAAGCGTTTCGCCATGTCGGTCATAAGCACTAG
- a CDS encoding urease accessory protein UreF yields MSVISTSALLSLLQWCDSNFPSGAFNHSFGLETYMQSGQVTDKSSFKLWLEAYVLEQLVCNDLLACRLAYEALEANAPEEIWRLDRLMAIQCIPRETREGMRRIGERMVKLATELYDSPAVAHYSKRLAAKESFGHPAIAFALMAFHVGVDKGTAVLSCLYSSVSGMVQNGVRAIPLGQTDGQKLLRELQPLLEQTAHRVQALTIDDLGVVAPGLECAQMRHEQLHIRLFMS; encoded by the coding sequence ATGTCGGTCATAAGCACTAGTGCGCTGCTCTCGCTGCTGCAGTGGTGCGACTCGAACTTCCCGTCGGGCGCGTTCAATCATTCGTTCGGACTCGAGACGTATATGCAGAGCGGCCAGGTGACAGACAAGTCGTCCTTCAAGCTCTGGCTGGAGGCGTATGTGCTGGAACAGTTAGTATGCAATGATCTGCTGGCTTGCCGCCTTGCCTATGAAGCGCTGGAGGCGAATGCGCCGGAAGAGATCTGGCGCCTGGATCGGCTGATGGCGATTCAGTGCATTCCGCGGGAGACGCGGGAAGGCATGCGACGCATCGGCGAGAGAATGGTGAAGCTGGCGACCGAACTATATGACTCGCCAGCTGTAGCCCACTACAGCAAACGGCTGGCCGCGAAGGAGTCGTTCGGCCATCCGGCGATAGCCTTCGCCTTGATGGCCTTCCACGTCGGGGTCGATAAGGGAACCGCGGTGCTCTCCTGTCTGTACTCATCCGTATCCGGCATGGTCCAGAACGGGGTGCGGGCGATTCCGTTGGGCCAGACGGACGGGCAGAAGCTGCTCCGGGAGCTGCAGCCGCTGCTTGAGCAGACCGCGCATCGGGTGCAGGCGCTGACGATCGATGACCTGGGCGTCGTCGCGCCCGGCCTGGAATGCGCCCAGATGAGGCATGAGCAGCTTCATATTCGGCTATTCATGTCCTGA
- the ureG gene encoding urease accessory protein UreG translates to MSLIKIGVGGPVGAGKTMLVEKITRRLHGKYSMAVITNDIYTKEDAKILMRAGVLPEDRIIGVETGGCPHTAIREDASMNFAAIDELLSRHPDLEIIFVESGGDNLAATFSPELVDFSIYIIDVAQGEKIPRKGGQGMIKSDLFIINKTDLAPYVGADLKVMEADTLTFRGNKPYIFTNLKDEQGLDEVVDWMEKHALLSGLE, encoded by the coding sequence ATGAGTCTGATCAAAATCGGCGTAGGCGGCCCTGTTGGCGCAGGCAAAACGATGCTGGTCGAAAAAATTACCCGCAGATTGCACGGCAAATACAGCATGGCTGTCATCACGAATGATATTTATACGAAGGAAGACGCGAAGATTCTGATGCGCGCCGGCGTTCTGCCGGAGGATCGCATAATTGGCGTGGAGACGGGCGGTTGCCCGCATACCGCGATTCGGGAGGATGCATCGATGAACTTCGCGGCGATCGATGAGCTGTTATCGCGCCACCCGGATTTGGAGATTATCTTTGTGGAGAGCGGGGGCGACAATCTGGCCGCGACGTTCAGCCCCGAGCTCGTCGATTTCTCCATCTATATTATCGACGTGGCCCAGGGAGAGAAGATTCCGCGCAAAGGCGGACAAGGCATGATCAAGTCCGATCTGTTCATTATTAATAAGACGGACCTGGCTCCTTATGTCGGCGCGGACCTGAAGGTGATGGAGGCGGACACGCTGACGTTCCGCGGCAATAAGCCGTATATTTTCACGAATCTGAAGGATGAGCAGGGGCTCGATGAAGTGGTCGACTGGATGGAAAAGCATGCCCTGCTGTCCGGCTTGGAGTAA
- a CDS encoding urease accessory protein UreD — protein sequence MVPWTGQLELKVEQRGGRSAASRQYHQGAYKIARPIYPDESGQVHYYVMNPGGGYVGGDRYRMELELGEGASALLTTQSSTKIYRTPEVPVFQLTRIALEAGSYLEWLPDSVIGYRGSRYRQQTDIRMDRSAALILGEIVTPGWSPDGEHFSYDEIALKTMIEMGGVPVLSDHLRLRPGDQAIRGLGRMDGHTHVGSLFVIGPLATRAFIEEMAETLELNRQEGCIGLSELIIPGFGVRMLGDSTQAIETLFGRIANMVRKRWFGWGPISLRKY from the coding sequence ATGGTCCCTTGGACAGGCCAACTGGAGCTAAAGGTCGAACAACGGGGCGGCCGTTCGGCCGCTTCCCGCCAATATCACCAGGGGGCATACAAAATCGCCCGTCCCATCTACCCGGACGAAAGCGGCCAGGTGCATTATTACGTCATGAATCCGGGCGGGGGATACGTCGGCGGCGACCGGTACCGGATGGAGCTCGAGCTGGGAGAAGGCGCATCCGCCTTGCTCACGACCCAGTCTTCCACCAAAATTTATCGCACGCCAGAGGTTCCGGTGTTCCAATTGACGCGCATTGCGCTGGAGGCAGGAAGTTATCTGGAATGGCTCCCCGATTCGGTTATTGGCTACCGCGGCTCCAGATATCGGCAGCAGACTGACATCCGGATGGACCGCAGCGCCGCGCTGATTCTGGGGGAAATCGTAACCCCGGGCTGGTCCCCGGATGGAGAGCATTTCTCGTACGATGAGATTGCGTTGAAGACGATGATTGAGATGGGCGGGGTGCCTGTGCTGTCCGATCATTTAAGGCTGCGTCCCGGCGATCAGGCGATTCGCGGACTTGGCCGCATGGATGGTCATACGCATGTCGGATCACTGTTCGTCATCGGCCCGCTCGCGACCCGCGCGTTCATCGAGGAGATGGCAGAGACGCTCGAACTGAACCGGCAGGAAGGCTGCATCGGGCTGTCGGAGCTCATTATTCCCGGCTTCGGCGTCCGCATGCTTGGCGATTCGACGCAGGCTATCGAGACGCTGTTCGGACGAATTGCCAATATGGTTCGGAAGCGCTGGTTCGGTTGGGGACCGATTTCTTTGCGCAAATATTGA